A segment of the Leptolyngbya sp. FACHB-261 genome:
CGTAGACAGAAAAGATCACTGCTTGCCAAATGCATCATTTCGTCGCAGTTGGGCAAAATTCCAGCAACCGGGATATTGTAGGCTGTCTCTACCTGCCGCCGAACAGACGCAAAATCAAGGCTTTGCAACGCTCGATTAACCACGAGCAACACCTTCGGCACCTTCAATTTGCGAGCTAACTCAACGGTCACGGCAGTTCCCTGGAAGTCTTGGCGATCGGGACGCAGAATGATCACCAGGGCATTAGAGACGGTGATTGAAAGTAAGGTTTCCTCGTTAATGCCAGGGTGAGTGTCGATGAACAGGTAGTCCAGTTTGAGAGCTCGGATTAAGTTACGAAAGCCATCATTGAGCAACCGTACGTTGTAACCTTCCCGTAAAACGCGAGCAATCTCACCGACTTTAATGCTGGAAGGAATTAGAAAAACGCTGCCTTTGGCATTCTTGACTTGAGTCGGAGTCACATCATAAGCGCTGTCTTGGATGGCACAACGGCCCCACAGATAATCGTTTAAGGTGAGATTGACTCTCTTTTCATCTAATCCAAACAGGACATGGATCCCTGGTGATTGGATATCTGTATCAATGATCCCTACGCGGTAACCAAAACTGGCAATGGTCGTTGCTAGGTTAGCCGTCGTGTTCGATTTACCAGTTCCGCCCCGAAATGAGTGAATAGATACAATCTTAGACATAGCGTACCTCTCGTGGTAAAAAAGGGAGTCGCGGGTCAGGAGCAAAGGCCCAGAGGCAGTGTTCTTAAAAAAAGAGAAAGAAAAGAATAAA
Coding sequences within it:
- a CDS encoding MinD/ParA family protein, with amino-acid sequence MSKIVSIHSFRGGTGKSNTTANLATTIASFGYRVGIIDTDIQSPGIHVLFGLDEKRVNLTLNDYLWGRCAIQDSAYDVTPTQVKNAKGSVFLIPSSIKVGEIARVLREGYNVRLLNDGFRNLIRALKLDYLFIDTHPGINEETLLSITVSNALVIILRPDRQDFQGTAVTVELARKLKVPKVLLVVNRALQSLDFASVRRQVETAYNIPVAGILPNCDEMMHLASSDLFCLRYPNHLLTQEIGKVANQLREEDRKLQEASVFSKFKWPGR